The Vicinamibacterales bacterium genome includes the window GACGCCCAGCCATCCGCCGCGGAGGGCGCCGTGGCGCCGCACCGCCTCAACCATGTATTCCGAACAGGACGGGATGAACCGGCAGGATCCCCGGAAGAGCGGCGAGAGCAGCAACTGGTAGCCGCGCACGGCCGCGAGCACCCCCCGAGCCGGCACGCTGAGCCGCCCGGCACTACTGTCCTGGGCGGGGTCGTCGGACGGCCCGGCGCAGGGCGTATCGGAAGTCGGCTTCAAGGGTGCGGAAGTCGGCATCGAGCAAGTCCGGCCGCGGGATGACTACGATGTCCACGCCTGGCGGTATGTCGGAGCGTCGGAAGATGTCGCGCACCCGCCGCTTCGCCCGGTTCCGAACCACGGCGCCCCCCAACTTCCGGGTCGCCGCGATCCCCAGGCGGCTGATCCCGCGTTCGTTTGG containing:
- the yidD gene encoding membrane protein insertion efficiency factor YidD, which translates into the protein MPTSAPLKPTSDTPCAGPSDDPAQDSSAGRLSVPARGVLAAVRGYQLLLSPLFRGSCRFIPSCSEYMVEAVRRHGALRGGWLGVWRILRCQPLCAHGLDPVPDTWPRRRDNDPRSDFPAQHRTAGLRPRGSQ
- the rnpA gene encoding ribonuclease P protein component, encoding MGALVEQAPGGTRHTFRAAQRLRKRPEFQRVYNRGERVRTRLMTLLALPNERGISRLGIAATRKLGGAVVRNRAKRRVRDIFRRSDIPPGVDIVVIPRPDLLDADFRTLEADFRYALRRAVRRPRPGQ